Genomic window (Nymphaea colorata isolate Beijing-Zhang1983 chromosome 1, ASM883128v2, whole genome shotgun sequence):
AGGCCCATGCAGTACATTTCACTGCATAGATTGTACCAATGTCATCATATATGTAAATCAATCTTTTAGCTGCAATAAAGCATGTCAATCTATTATAGCTATTTTCATACAAAAGTTACCTGAAAAGGATGAGCACTGAAGAGCCTAATATTTCCTTTCAAGCCAAATGAACCATGTAAAGAGCAATACCACCTCCATATGAGCCTCTACATGTTTTAACAAGGATTGGCATTCCAAACAAACGGCTGGTGTATACAGTCATCATTTCAGTCTTTCTTGAGATATCTGGCTATGCATGGATTAGCTACTCCTGAAGGTGCTGGCAGTTGAACGGTGAGACTGTTTTGCTCATCTTTATGCCACAGGTAGCACATGCAACATATGCTTCCAATTCTGCCTTCCTCCTATTCAAGGTTGACCTTTGCGTATATATTGTTCCATGACATTGACCACAAGGCTGAGAGGCCTGTAGGCAAACCGGAAGCAAAACCTTTTTCTAACCTCACATATTCAAGTACAGTTATCCTCTTGTCAGTAGGTCTAAGCCCTTCAATATTCTCAATTTCTCATAACTTCAGTCATTCCTTCAATTTGATGTCAATTAAAGTTACAATTGTGAAAAATGCTTAGCCACCTTTTGGTGTCCAATAACTCTCTATAGTAGCAGAATGAGTTGCATAAACTTGTGATAAATGAATCAGGTCTTGGCTGTTGGAGCAGGCCCATCTTCCATTGTCAATCTTTAGCTTAAGGTGCAATCCCATGTACAATGACAATCTTTAGCATCAATTACGATTTCATTGATTATCCTCTTGGGACATGTCTGAGAAATGCAGTTTTAGCCAATCTGACAATCAGTCCCCTTGTTTAATGACTCTTATACCATAAGCAGCAAACGTGTGAAAAGATATGGGCGCACAAGTAGATTCTGAATCTGTAAGACAATTGGGTCTTTTACTTGTGCACAAGTAGTTATTTTTGTCTTGTTTCTCTTTACACAATAACTTATTTTCTTGTGTGTATCTGACTTATCATTGCAGTTCTGTTGGGATGCTTTTCTCATGCTTGCTATGTGCTTCTAGCTTTACACTTATGTCCATATTTGGTGGATgcttttttgttgattattgAGATACCTTGTTCAATCATCTCCACCATATGCTGGCAAATCCTAGAGCAGCTACTTCAATAAATGCTGATGTTGCTCCTGTATGTTATAATTGTAAATTCCCATTGTATGTGACACACACTTCTGGTTTGTTGTCTGTATAATTGATGCATGCAGAACATTTCTAATCCAAGCATAATATACTTGGAAGGAACAAAAAGGAAGCACATCTTATATACTTTGGAAGGACGTCAGATGCAAACTCATATTGGTAAACGTTTATTATGTATATTAGAAATTTGAATATTAAACTATGTTTTCTTTATCGTGTATGTTAGAAATTTGAATATTaaattatgttttctttatatctGTCGTTTGTCTACTAGTGAAAGCTAAATGTATACTAGTAGTCAAAGCTTTATCTTTTTTCCATGCATTATAGCTTAAGCTTAGTGTTTGGGTACATTACTATGATTTATTCGAGAAAGTTCACGTTTGAATGTTGTGAATCTTGTAATTGGCAATTCAGATAGAACACAAGTCTGTTGTTATACTGTAACGGGGGCCTTCCATGGGAAGAGAGCAACGGGTGCCTATTTGTTGTGGGATTTAGAAAAATAAGACAACTGCCTTTTTTTGGAGATAATCTTTGAGAAAAGGGTGAGTTAAATTGAATGGATGTAgaattggatgaaaaaaaataaggtGCAAGTGGACCAAAGAGAAAGCTTTCTTTTTAAGGCATCAGACCATAAAGGGCTGCCAcatatgtttgaactttgaagaatATTACAGCATCTGCCTgtaatatatattattgcatGTTTGCATATACCACGTGGAATTAGTTCATGAATGTTTAGAATGCCAAAACAGTACAATTTAGGAGCTAAAAAGATATGATGAATAATAGAAAAGTATGAGACATTCAGGAGATATACAAATTCCTGGAAGAAGTTGGTTGGGGAAATCAGCCAGCTTTGTGAAAGGGAccttttattaaaaattagaaCTGAAATCAGTGAAAAGATTGATAAGAAATGCTAGAGGTAGTCTTGCTAGGGTTTCTCCATTTGGAAGCCTGAGATTTCCTTCAATCTTTTAGTAGTTTAATTGATGCACTCTTGTATAAATTCTGATATTCTGGTTAGTTTTGTCTAATGAAAGGGAATTCCTTCATTGCAGTCTGTAACACGTAATCGTCATTACCTTTGCAGACCAGTACTTTGGATCAGAAAACATCCAAAGGTCATTCGATGCTTCCAGTTGCCACTTCTTGTTGCAGGTGTGTTGGTGCTTAAAGTGGAACAGAAGTCCTAAAATGCAGtggtttcattctttttttttgtgtgtgtgtgtgtgtgtgtattatttGGTTTATTAAGTTGAATTGGTATTGATGCTTCAAGCAGATATTGTTCTTGCAGTTTCCCAGTGATTTAAATTTAGTGTTCTATCTTTTGCCCTTTTTTGGGCTATATGTTTGTGTGTCTGTCcatctgtttcttttcttttcttttttatatgagTGTCTCTTGGTGCTTAATATTTTCACACTTTGAACGCCCCTGAGAATAACATTGTGTTATCTTGGCTGTTGAGATTATGGGTTTCTCCTAAATATTAACATAGGCATGAACTAAATCCAGATTTCTATTAAATCTTAAGTCTGCTGTATTTAATAAAGATAAAGAACCCAAAAGTAAGGTCAAAAGCATGCATGTCTCATTGCATGTGATCACACAATGGAAATTCTTTCTGTTAGGCACTATAATGCTTTTGTTGCACATGTTGCACCTGCATTAGCATTCACTGTTCTTGGGATATGGATGACTGGCTTGCACATTTAACAAAAATGCATCTTGCCTATTCATGATACAATTGAATGTGTAGCATTATGTTTCAAATTCATGATACAATTGAATGTGTAGCATTATGTTTCAATCATAGTTGTACTGCAATTGTATATTTGTCAAACACTGTTTGCAGCTTAGCCGTTGTATTTCTTTGATATGTATtcatcataattttttatttttttccatatgtGGAATATATGTTGAGTTGTATTATTGTTTTCTGCTGTAGAATGAGTTGGTGCTGGATGGAGCAAGGGTTTTTGACATGGACGCCCACTGTCAAATGATGGTTGTTTCATCAAAGGCCTCTGTTGCTCGGGGGGATCATATTCTTAAAAAGGTACTTTGTTGACTTTGGACCAGTGGTTTgcttcatatgatctcttgttaCTCTTTAAGATTTTGATTTCCTCAAGTTAAGGGGCTTGTGCAATTTTTTGATGTTATGCTCTTTATGACAGCTAAGTCTGTTAGTTTCATCAGAGCAAGACCTTTTGCATCTTCCTGCAAACACCGGTGCTGTCAAAGATCTCCATATTTCTCCTCAATCAACTAACTTTCCTGGTAGACTCATACTCCTGGCTTCACTAGGGAAGAAACTTTCAGTTGTCAGGTAAAAGTCCTATTGGGCCTATCTTTTTGTGGTTCTGCATGTTGAATTATTGCTGATGGCATCTACTTTTGTAGCTTGGAGAACAACAATGCTGTTGTAACATACAACTTACAGGTAAATTATAAAaccttttattttaatgaaatgaCATTGATAAATTgcacgaaaatgtacatattattTATTGGTCATTTGTCTTCTCGGTAGCTTCAATTTCTTATCCATTTTGTTTTGTGATCCATTGAGActgacatttttcacttttttggcaAAAAGCTTCCATTAACTCTTGAAGGGAAATTTGTATGCGCTAATTCTTAGTGTTTCTTTGTTTGTTACTAAGCAGCATTTAGTTTTTGGTTTAATGCTTCGCATTTGTCCTGGAAAGGGGGAAATAGTGAATATTTGGACACTGTTATATAGGCTGGCTTGTCAATATAGGTGTAACAGGGACTTTCCTAAGGAGGTGTTTGATTGATTCAGATTTGAGATACATTGATTCGATGTGGATCTGATATAGCATGTTTTGCTGATATGGCAAAAGATTATTGGTAAAATCCATGTCTCATTAAACTAAAGATCGCAAGTCAGACCTAAGATCTGCACTTGAAATCCTCACTTTACTTACCTTTTCACATTGAGAAAAGGACTAATTTTAAGGTCAGAGGAGGGTCTggtcttaaatccatggatctcaaaCTCTAGGTATCTTAGGCCAGGGGCAAGCAAATGCCCCTCTAAAAGGTGATCTAGGTTCCTGAACAATGTGGTTGTGAGACTAGTTTATCTTTGTTTTGCCTTGTGTTACTCATcatgaatgagaaaaaattgcATGTTTCCTTTTGTATGAAGTAATATACATGAGTTTTTAGGGTTTCTGTATCACCTTCCACTTCTCATTGAGGATGGTAGCTAGATCAGGTTTGGAAAAGCTCGCACTTCTAAACTTCCTCCTTCAGCTTCATGTCCTTGTTGCTTTCATCTATGGTTTTTCTGAGCTCATTGGTACACCTGGAGAAGCTACAGAATTTGGTgctaaaaccaaaaaaaatctcatataACTAGAATTCTTATTTCATCtaattccttttttaattttgcagTTTTTGTAGATGTCTTCTCTCTGTTTCAATTTGAaccttttgttatctcattcgcTGGTGAACATGATCCTTGGATAACAAACCTGTTTCTTTTGGTTCCTCCAGGCTCCTGCTTGGTCATGTGCATGGGATTTGAACGATTCTAATTATGTTTACGCTGGACTACAGGTTAATCCAAAAGCATTCTTTTATGCCATAAATAACAGCCTATTAATAGATTGTGTTTCTGGTGGTTAGCTATGTTaataatctctctttctttctctcttcttgcaGAATGGGCTGCTCCTGATTTTTGATTTGCGCCGGACCATGCATCCTGTGCAAACAGTAGGTGGTCTATCTTCTCATCCAGTGCATACAGTCCATTCGATTGGTTCACAAGGGTTGTTTAGTGGAAACTCAGGGGATAAGATGTTTCTCAGCGCTTCTGCTGTTGGTCCATGCATATGCAGTCCTGGCAATCTTGACAACTGGTATGTATGATGTCTTATTCATTGGCCATAGTATACCATATGTCCTTTTGGAAAAGTTGATTCTTCTGCATTTGGATTTTGCTCACTCAATTTATGAATTGTTGTATGCATTTAGCTTAATTTGAGATGCTTGCAGCACATACTTGTAATATTTCTacaatttaatcaaatttttttttgtttcatgaatgtaAATTTATTTGATGCAACATGTAGCATTTTTGTCCCTCAATGCAGATTCTAATGTATGTCATAATGATTTATGGAAACGAGAACACGACTTGGTTTGGACTTTTGAATTCTGAAAACTTTCACACTATAGGACATGCAGACACAAGTTTGTTTTGGAAAGTCTCATTGATAAAAAATatcttattaaatattttttcattaaaaatcatTACATAGTATTAGAAACTATAAAAGATTGTAAAAATATGTGCATCCAAGATACTATTGCTCTAGATAAAATAAGAACTCATTTGTGGAGCCCTAAATGGaagcatcaaattttcaagataatTGTCTCAAATAATGGGTCATTCACGCCATCTCtcctgaaaagtgaaaactatgTCTCTGTATTATAGACTAGTATAAATGCATTTCTGTGATTAGTGATTACCCATCATGAAGAatatttttgttgcaaaaacacatttttcatttaaataataaaatacttgctTGAATGTTTCCAACCAAAAAATGGTTGACTAGTTACATTTTAAGCCATTCTTGTTTACGAGCATCTTCATATAGATATGTAAATTTCCTCACATTCTCTAAAAGCTTGTGTGAAACCtttgagtgtgtgtgtgtgtgtgttgtttaTTGGCATATCATACACAATTTTTCTGAAATGTTGATATTTGTTTCATGTGAAATCATACTTTTTAAACCTCAGGGTGCCAAGAGGTTGTGTGAGGTTGCAATGTCTCATCAATGTGGTGACTCACGCAGTTCTGTCAGAGCCCTTTTGATCTCATTTTCAATCATTGATTTCTTCAGAAAATGTTAATTAGTTATTACTTCTCGTCGTGATAATATTAGAGTTTGTGGCACATCATTGAAGACTAGACGCTGCTAGCGATTACAAGTGCATATAAAGTAAATGTTTAAATAGCTATACTTGGTGCAAATTACCTTGAGGGGATCCCGTTTGCAAAGATTATACTATAAAGGATTTCACTcgatataaataaatattagataAATATGATTGAACTTGTCCTATTTAGTAGAAGACACGTATTGGATTATATTTTTGACATCCATATATATGCTTTTCCAAGTGGAAAATCACGGTCTCCTTCATCATGCAACAGTTCTCAACCCTGGTCCTTGCATTACAATATCACTCGATACCACAAGGACTCCAGGAGACAACTGTCAAGTGGAAAATCACAGTCATTGGAAAATCACAGTCATGGGAAGTAAGATTGTGAACAAAGTTTTTCACCTAATCTGGTTCAATTTACAATTTGTAAGATGTAAACAAAGGTTTTCACCTATTCTAATTCAACCTAAAATATGTTCCTGAGTAGACAAGCACTGAAAAACACATTTATCAGGCTCACGTTGGCCGATAAACATCtttatcctttttttccttgcttgGGTCTAAAATGGGGCCCAGCCAAAGAACTGCAGACAAACACAATCTGCCGATGTGAATTATTGGCTTTGGCACAGTATCAATTTTTTAGTATCCTAGTCCTAGCATAAAAATGGCCTCATTTGCTTTCTAGGTAGCATCAATTCAATCTGTGGTTTTTGATGGAGTTGATTTTTGTAAACTCTTTGTGCAGGTCAGGAGTTGTCCCTGGGTTGGAGGACCAGGGTGTATGTATATCACTTGCACATTGTAGCCTGAGCAATGACATTGTTGCTTCTTTTCGGCCAAAAATATCAGCCACAGATGAAGGGTTGAGTTCACAATCTTCTGCACCACCTTTAACCTCAATCTCCGAGCCTGTGAAATCTGGCCGCCATTTTCTaatcaagaaaaacaatgctgGTGTGTATTCTGTGGATGGGTGCTTCACTGGGAATGTCAGTGGTCTCCGTTTGCCCAAGTCGGCCATCATAGGTTTGGCTAATAACAAGTCACTATTCACTTACGGAGATGAAACAAGATGTTGTTTGGGTGTATGGGACTTGCAACGCTTGAATTTTGTTTCGTTCCTTAGACCTCACCAGCAACCAATACTTGATGTAAAGTATGCCCGTTCCACTGGCGCTGGCTTACTTGGTTGTATAAGTGATAGCATGTTTCAGCTTTATACCTGCTATTGAATGTTAGTGGTTGTATAAGCCAGCATGCTGTGAAACTGTATTTATGGTTCATGGttaattccatttttttctcctgATAACTGTGCCGCTAAAGCTTCTGATGATATGCTGTAATTCTGTGGATTCTTGCTTCAGACATGAGTGTGTAGACAGATTTGGTTTGGGTTGAACCTTACCATATTGAAGACCACAGATCTGAAATGATATATTGAAGCGAGACTCAGGTTTGGAATCTGAAACGATTTAAAGTGTCGGTGAATGCAATCTGAAGATTTTGTGATATTCTCGAACCACCGTTGGTGGAAAGCAGGCAAAGAAAAGCACTCACATGTCGctgaattttgaacttttgGTCGAGTAGTATTACATCTTAACTATATTTTCATCTTCTGAATAAGAGTTCGGCTTTTGTTAAGCTATCTGATTAGTCCATTTACACCCCTAATTACACGAATAATGTCTATAGATGGGGATCTCTTTTTCAAATGCCATTCTGTTCTAATTTCTCTTCCATTTACACATTTGCCTTGGGATCTAATTGGGCTCTTTGTTTCCTCAATGTTGCAGATATTTGAAAGGATTTAAGGGTTGTTTCCCTCTTGGTTAATGCCGTATATGTCCTTGTTTTGGATTTGTGAAAATTGATGCTGTGAAAGTTGAATCCATTTTTATTTCCTTCAAAGGTTTGAGTGTTGTTCGAGACCATGTCCTTGCTATATTGGC
Coding sequences:
- the LOC116252025 gene encoding uncharacterized protein LOC116252025, giving the protein MADSSFSAPVPSEPSDSDSEDGEYNPQRTTRRLVTRASSGSTRRSNRRRRRRTASPVPRSPDVDETQEFEEGGDRQPIVNVESEKDEGKDEGDQGRNGGKPSVGFEDTSMDDLGVCRCPICMEYWSSTGTHRVCCLPCGHLYGRSCINRWIDQCGRNNSSCPQCKTKCKAQDIRNLYAQKIAAVDEELQQEVISLRAENEVLKVEKKKLLEEVYQLKNISNPSIIYLEGTKRKHILYTLEGRQMQTHIDQYFGSENIQRSFDASSCHFLLQNELVLDGARVFDMDAHCQMMVVSSKASVARGDHILKKLSLLVSSEQDLLHLPANTGAVKDLHISPQSTNFPGRLILLASLGKKLSVVSLENNNAVVTYNLQAPAWSCAWDLNDSNYVYAGLQNGLLLIFDLRRTMHPVQTVGGLSSHPVHTVHSIGSQGLFSGNSGDKMFLSASAVGPCICSPGNLDNWSGVVPGLEDQGVCISLAHCSLSNDIVASFRPKISATDEGLSSQSSAPPLTSISEPVKSGRHFLIKKNNAGVYSVDGCFTGNVSGLRLPKSAIIGLANNKSLFTYGDETRCCLGVWDLQRLNFVSFLRPHQQPILDVKYARSTGAGLLGCISDSMFQLYTCY